The proteins below are encoded in one region of Ornithinimicrobium avium:
- a CDS encoding DUF5709 domain-containing protein, with protein sequence MIPNDRETIGDDLGVYSVDPEDQLSSADTLDGDGDPLDRGYRTPDRFHGSTAFGVTAREQADGETIDQRIRQELPDPYTAYGAPHDEAGWSDAMDDGEKDDGMMSGDDVEEIRAQLREEDDTPRRVGRIVAPDEGLTEDIDAEMVANEGSATSWDTAEESAMHYVDIDDADELTEVEWQPSDEPVPHEDE encoded by the coding sequence ATGATCCCCAACGACCGCGAGACCATCGGCGACGACCTCGGCGTCTACAGCGTCGACCCGGAGGACCAGCTGTCCTCGGCGGACACGCTGGACGGTGACGGCGACCCCCTGGACCGTGGCTACCGGACGCCCGACCGGTTCCACGGCTCGACCGCGTTCGGCGTCACCGCGCGCGAGCAGGCCGACGGTGAGACGATCGACCAGCGCATCCGGCAGGAGCTGCCGGATCCCTACACGGCCTACGGGGCCCCGCACGACGAGGCCGGGTGGTCGGACGCTATGGACGACGGGGAGAAGGACGACGGCATGATGAGCGGTGACGACGTGGAGGAGATCCGGGCCCAGCTGCGCGAGGAGGACGACACGCCGCGGCGGGTGGGCCGCATCGTCGCCCCGGACGAGGGCCTGACCGAGGACATCGATGCCGAGATGGTCGCCAACGAGGGGTCCGCCACGAGCTGGGACACCGCCGAGGAGTCGGCCATGCACTACGTCGACATCGACGACGCGGAC